One window from the genome of Rhodococcus sp. ABRD24 encodes:
- a CDS encoding mammalian cell entry protein has product MPPIRRNARPTATPARRPKIAGASVRAGSGAQSGPGLATVDDDSEVRSGVSLAKGGSGEAEAAEAEAQVGPGEVEIAPPVPSAPPAPVEPVEPQAVGEAQAVGEAPSAGRSRLSWSLVAILGAIAVVLLVFASVVVIWKPFAQVSNTAYVDIAATSVVTEATTTALTTLYAYSPDSIDEYPAKARGVLTENMRAEFDKTVDPTVSAVKQSGTSTSVQLTDVGVKVLDGDRAELIVNLVVSAESNGVAQDSASGPLIVRMEKVDGVWLLSDIADQ; this is encoded by the coding sequence GTGCCTCCCATTCGCCGTAACGCCAGGCCCACAGCGACGCCCGCCCGGCGGCCCAAGATCGCCGGTGCTTCTGTTCGGGCTGGGTCGGGCGCGCAGTCGGGTCCGGGGCTCGCGACGGTCGATGACGACTCCGAGGTGCGAAGCGGGGTCTCGCTCGCGAAGGGGGGATCGGGCGAGGCTGAGGCCGCCGAGGCTGAGGCTCAGGTGGGTCCGGGCGAGGTCGAGATTGCCCCGCCGGTCCCGTCGGCTCCTCCCGCGCCGGTGGAGCCGGTCGAGCCCCAGGCGGTCGGTGAAGCCCAGGCGGTCGGCGAAGCCCCGTCGGCCGGCCGGAGCCGACTGAGCTGGTCGCTGGTGGCCATCCTCGGCGCGATTGCGGTGGTGCTGCTGGTGTTCGCGTCGGTGGTCGTGATCTGGAAGCCGTTTGCTCAGGTGAGCAACACTGCCTACGTCGACATTGCCGCCACCTCCGTGGTCACCGAGGCCACGACGACCGCGCTGACCACGTTGTATGCCTACAGCCCCGACTCGATCGACGAGTACCCCGCGAAGGCTCGCGGTGTGCTCACCGAGAACATGCGCGCGGAGTTCGACAAGACGGTCGATCCGACGGTGTCCGCGGTGAAGCAGTCCGGGACGAGCACGTCGGTCCAGCTGACCGACGTCGGGGTCAAGGTGCTCGACGGTGATCGCGCCGAACTGATCGTCAATCTCGTCGTCAGTGCCGAGAGCAACGGTGTTGCGCAGGACAGCGCGTCGGGCCCGCTGATTGTCCGGATGGAAAAAGTGGACGGCGTGTGGCTATTGTCTGACATTGCGGATCAGTAG
- a CDS encoding FAD-dependent oxidoreductase gives MTYVITQACCNDASCVSSCPVNCIHPTPEEAEFATTEMLYIEPQACIDCGACVDVCPVGAIFPEDQLTESLERYREINADYYARRPLQPGWAPLSPGIPPVRDLGTLRVAIVGAGPAACYAAEELLKRSDVEVEMFEKLPTPWGLVRAGVAPDHPGTKVVTDMFEWSLRRDAFRFHLNVEVGEHLSHDELLAHHHAVIYAVGAPCDRSLGLPGEELPGSHAATEFVAWYNGHPDYADRMFDLSGERAVIVGNGNVALDIARILTMDPETLARTDIADHALAALRKSNIREVVLLGRRGPAQAAYTSPEFLALGDLDGVDVVIDPAEVELDPVSRALLDTDEAGTAVSMKVVLAQEFSQRTARPGNRRIVLRYLVSPTEVLGAERVDGVTIVRNELVESASGVLTARPTGRTERLDAALVVRSIGYRGKPLPGIPFDDRRGVIPNDRGRVVDVAGEPVAGVYVTGWIKRGPSGVIGTNKTCAKETVARLTEDFEARRLPAASGSRKELSKLLSRRQPDRISWRGWAAIDEVERSRGVESGRPRVKMTDAGDMVEVGRKRRGLFGN, from the coding sequence ATGACCTACGTCATCACTCAGGCCTGCTGCAACGATGCCAGTTGTGTTTCTTCTTGCCCGGTGAACTGCATCCACCCGACACCGGAGGAAGCGGAGTTCGCGACCACCGAGATGTTGTATATCGAGCCGCAGGCCTGCATCGACTGCGGTGCATGTGTCGATGTCTGCCCGGTCGGCGCGATCTTCCCGGAGGATCAGCTGACGGAGTCGCTCGAGCGCTACCGCGAGATCAATGCCGACTACTACGCCCGCCGTCCGCTGCAGCCGGGTTGGGCTCCGCTCTCACCGGGAATCCCGCCCGTCCGCGATCTCGGGACGCTGCGTGTTGCGATCGTCGGCGCCGGTCCGGCGGCCTGCTATGCCGCCGAGGAGCTGCTCAAACGCTCGGATGTCGAGGTGGAGATGTTCGAGAAGCTACCCACGCCGTGGGGGCTGGTCCGTGCTGGCGTCGCGCCGGATCATCCGGGCACGAAGGTTGTCACCGACATGTTCGAGTGGTCGCTGCGGCGGGACGCGTTTCGGTTCCACCTCAATGTCGAGGTCGGTGAGCATCTCAGCCACGATGAGCTGCTGGCGCACCATCATGCGGTGATCTACGCGGTGGGCGCGCCGTGTGATCGCAGTCTCGGCCTTCCCGGGGAGGAGCTGCCGGGAAGTCACGCCGCCACCGAGTTCGTCGCCTGGTACAACGGCCACCCCGACTACGCCGATCGCATGTTCGACCTGTCCGGGGAGCGTGCGGTCATTGTCGGTAACGGCAACGTCGCGCTCGACATCGCTCGCATCCTGACGATGGATCCCGAGACGCTCGCGAGGACTGACATCGCCGATCACGCGCTCGCCGCGCTGCGCAAGAGCAACATTCGAGAGGTTGTGTTGCTGGGCCGTCGTGGCCCGGCGCAGGCGGCGTACACCAGTCCCGAATTCCTCGCGCTGGGCGACCTCGATGGTGTGGACGTAGTCATCGACCCCGCAGAGGTGGAACTCGACCCCGTGAGCCGAGCACTGCTCGACACCGACGAGGCCGGGACCGCAGTCTCGATGAAGGTCGTACTGGCACAAGAGTTCTCGCAGCGGACTGCGAGACCGGGCAACCGGAGGATCGTGCTGCGCTACCTGGTGTCGCCGACCGAGGTCCTCGGCGCGGAGCGGGTGGACGGCGTGACGATCGTCCGGAACGAACTGGTGGAGTCGGCCTCCGGCGTGCTGACAGCGCGTCCGACCGGCCGCACCGAGCGGCTCGATGCCGCCCTCGTGGTCCGTTCTATCGGCTACCGCGGCAAGCCGCTGCCGGGGATCCCGTTCGACGACCGTCGCGGGGTGATCCCCAACGATCGTGGCCGCGTGGTCGACGTCGCGGGCGAACCGGTCGCGGGGGTGTACGTCACCGGCTGGATCAAGCGCGGCCCGAGCGGCGTCATCGGTACGAACAAGACCTGTGCCAAGGAGACGGTGGCGCGGTTGACGGAGGATTTCGAGGCGCGGCGCCTGCCGGCTGCCTCCGGGAGTCGCAAGGAGCTGTCCAAGCTGCTCTCGCGCCGGCAGCCCGACCGCATCTCGTGGCGCGGCTGGGCGGCGATCGACGAGGTCGAGCGAAGCCGGGGCGTCGAGTCGGGCCGGCCGCGAGTGAAGATGACCGATGCCGGGGACATGGTCGAGGTGGGGCGCAAGCGCCGGGGGCTGTTCGGGAACTGA
- the rpoB gene encoding DNA-directed RNA polymerase subunit beta, with translation MLEGRILAVSSQTKAVAGIPGAPKRVSFAKIREPLEVPGLLDVQTDSFEWLIGSQGWRERAAARGDGAVTGGLEEILAELSPIEDFSGSMSLSFSDPRFDEVKASVDECKDKDMTYAAPLFVTAEFINNNTGEIKSQTVFMGDFPMMTGKGTFIINGTERVVVSQLVRSPGVYFDHNVDKSTEKDLHSVKVIPGRGAWLEFDVDKRDTVGVRIDRKRRQPVTVLLKALGWTTEQITERFGFSEILMATLEKDNTAGTDEALLDIYRKLRPGEPPTKESAQTLLENLFFKDKRYDLARVGRYKINKKLGLNIGLPIEASTLTEEDIVATIEYLVRLHGGDTTMTAPGGVEVPVEVDDIDHFGNRRLRTVGELIQNQIRVGLSRMERVVRERMTTQDVEAITPQTLINIRPVVAAIKEFFGTSQLSQFMDQNNPLSGLTHKRRLSALGPGGLSRERAGLEVRDVHPSHYGRMCPIETPEGPNIGLIGSLSVYARVNPFGFIETPYRKVVDGQVTDDVAYLTADEEDRHVVAQANSPVNSAGHFTEDRVLVRRKGGEVEYVSSLDVDYMDVSPRQMVSVATAMIPFLEHDDANRALMGANMQRQAVPLVRSEAPLVGTGMELRAAVDAGDVIITEKSGVVEEVSADYITVMADDASRKTYRMRKFARSNQGTCANQRPIVDEGQRVEAGQVLADGPCTENGEMALGKNLLVAIMPWEGHNYEDAIILSQRLVEEDVLTSIHIEEHEIDARDTKLGAEEITRDIPNVSDEVLADLDERGIIRIGAEVRDGDVLVGKVTPKGETELTPEERLLRAIFGEKAREVRDTSLKVPHGETGKVIGIRVFSRDDDDDLPPGVNELVRVYVAQKRKIQDGDKLAGRHGNKGVIGKILPQEDMPFLPDGTPVDIILNTHGVPRRMNIGQVLETHLGWIGKTGWNVQIAGDGSRPDWAATLPEEMLSAPADSNIATPVFDGAKEDELTGLLGATLPNRDGVQMVGSDGKATLFDGRSGEPFPFPVSVGYMYIIKLHHLVDDKIHARSTGPYSMITQQPLGGKAQFGGQRFGEMECWAMQAYGAAYTLQELLTIKSDDVVGRVKVYEAIVKGENIPEPGIPESFKVLLKELQSLCLNVEVLSSDGAAIAMADGDDEDLERAAANLGINLSRNEAATVDDLAN, from the coding sequence GTGCTGGAAGGACGCATCTTGGCAGTCTCTAGCCAGACCAAGGCAGTTGCCGGAATCCCCGGAGCCCCGAAGAGGGTCTCGTTCGCGAAAATTCGCGAGCCCCTAGAAGTACCAGGGCTCCTCGATGTACAGACCGATTCGTTCGAATGGTTGATCGGCTCGCAGGGCTGGCGTGAGCGCGCAGCTGCGCGCGGCGACGGTGCGGTTACGGGTGGTCTCGAAGAAATCCTGGCCGAACTCTCGCCGATCGAGGATTTCTCGGGGTCCATGTCCCTGTCGTTCTCGGACCCGCGCTTCGACGAGGTCAAGGCCTCTGTCGACGAGTGCAAAGACAAGGACATGACGTACGCGGCGCCGCTGTTCGTCACCGCCGAGTTCATCAACAACAACACCGGTGAGATCAAGAGCCAGACGGTCTTCATGGGTGATTTCCCGATGATGACCGGTAAGGGCACGTTCATCATCAACGGCACCGAGCGTGTCGTCGTTTCGCAGCTGGTCCGCTCACCCGGTGTCTACTTCGACCACAATGTCGACAAGAGCACCGAGAAGGACCTGCACAGCGTCAAGGTCATCCCGGGTCGCGGTGCATGGCTCGAGTTCGACGTGGACAAGCGTGACACCGTCGGTGTCCGTATCGACCGCAAGCGCCGCCAGCCGGTCACCGTGCTGCTGAAGGCGCTGGGTTGGACCACCGAGCAGATCACCGAGCGTTTCGGGTTCTCCGAGATCCTCATGGCGACGCTCGAGAAGGACAACACCGCCGGCACCGACGAGGCGCTGCTCGACATCTACCGCAAGTTGCGTCCGGGCGAGCCGCCGACGAAGGAGAGCGCGCAGACCCTTCTGGAGAACCTGTTCTTCAAGGACAAGCGCTACGACCTCGCTCGCGTGGGCCGGTACAAGATCAACAAGAAGCTGGGCCTGAACATCGGCCTGCCGATCGAGGCGTCGACCCTCACCGAGGAAGACATCGTCGCGACGATCGAATACCTCGTGCGTCTGCACGGTGGCGACACCACGATGACCGCTCCCGGCGGCGTCGAGGTTCCCGTCGAGGTCGACGACATCGACCACTTCGGCAACCGTCGTCTGCGCACCGTGGGCGAGCTGATCCAGAACCAGATCCGCGTGGGCCTGTCCCGCATGGAGCGCGTCGTGCGTGAGCGGATGACGACTCAGGACGTCGAGGCGATCACGCCGCAGACCCTGATCAACATCCGTCCCGTCGTGGCCGCGATCAAGGAGTTCTTCGGAACCTCCCAGCTGTCGCAGTTCATGGACCAGAACAACCCGCTGTCGGGTCTGACCCACAAGCGTCGTCTGTCGGCGCTGGGTCCCGGCGGTCTGTCCCGTGAGCGCGCCGGCCTAGAGGTGCGAGACGTTCACCCATCGCACTACGGCCGTATGTGCCCGATCGAGACCCCTGAGGGTCCGAACATCGGTCTGATCGGTTCGCTTTCGGTGTACGCGCGGGTCAACCCGTTCGGCTTCATCGAGACCCCGTACCGCAAGGTCGTCGACGGCCAGGTCACCGACGATGTCGCGTACCTGACCGCGGACGAGGAGGACCGCCACGTCGTGGCGCAGGCCAACTCGCCCGTCAACTCCGCCGGTCACTTCACGGAGGACCGCGTCCTGGTCCGCCGTAAGGGTGGCGAGGTCGAGTACGTGTCCTCGCTGGACGTCGACTACATGGATGTCTCGCCGCGGCAGATGGTCTCCGTCGCGACCGCGATGATTCCGTTCCTCGAGCACGACGATGCCAACCGTGCCCTCATGGGCGCGAACATGCAGCGTCAGGCGGTGCCGCTGGTTCGCAGCGAGGCCCCGCTCGTCGGTACCGGCATGGAACTGCGTGCTGCTGTCGACGCCGGCGATGTGATCATCACCGAGAAGAGCGGTGTGGTCGAGGAGGTTTCGGCCGACTACATCACCGTCATGGCGGACGATGCGAGCCGCAAGACCTACCGGATGCGCAAGTTCGCGCGATCGAACCAGGGCACCTGCGCCAACCAGCGTCCGATCGTGGACGAGGGCCAGCGTGTGGAGGCCGGACAGGTCCTCGCCGACGGCCCCTGCACCGAGAACGGTGAGATGGCGCTGGGCAAGAACCTGCTCGTGGCGATCATGCCGTGGGAGGGTCACAACTACGAGGACGCGATCATCCTGTCGCAGCGCCTCGTGGAAGAGGACGTCCTGACCTCGATCCACATCGAGGAGCACGAGATCGATGCCCGCGACACCAAGCTCGGTGCCGAGGAGATCACTCGCGACATCCCGAACGTCTCCGACGAGGTCCTGGCGGATCTCGACGAGCGCGGCATCATCCGTATCGGTGCCGAGGTTCGTGACGGCGACGTGCTGGTCGGAAAGGTCACGCCGAAGGGCGAGACCGAGCTCACCCCGGAGGAGCGCCTGCTCCGCGCGATCTTCGGTGAGAAGGCCCGCGAGGTTCGCGACACGTCCCTGAAGGTGCCCCACGGTGAGACCGGCAAGGTCATCGGCATTCGCGTGTTCTCGCGCGATGACGACGACGATCTGCCCCCCGGTGTCAACGAGCTCGTCCGCGTCTACGTGGCCCAGAAGCGCAAGATCCAGGACGGCGACAAGCTCGCCGGCCGCCACGGTAACAAGGGCGTCATCGGCAAGATCCTCCCCCAGGAGGACATGCCGTTCCTGCCCGACGGCACCCCGGTCGACATCATCCTGAACACGCACGGTGTTCCGCGTCGAATGAACATCGGTCAGGTCCTCGAGACCCATCTCGGATGGATCGGAAAGACCGGCTGGAACGTGCAGATCGCCGGCGACGGCAGCCGCCCCGATTGGGCTGCGACCCTGCCGGAGGAGATGCTCTCGGCACCGGCCGACTCGAACATCGCCACCCCGGTGTTCGACGGCGCCAAGGAGGACGAGCTCACCGGTCTGCTCGGTGCAACCCTGCCGAACCGCGACGGCGTCCAGATGGTGGGCTCCGACGGAAAGGCCACGTTGTTCGACGGCCGTTCCGGCGAGCCGTTCCCGTTCCCGGTGTCGGTCGGCTACATGTACATCATCAAGCTGCATCACCTCGTCGACGACAAGATCCACGCGCGTTCGACGGGTCCGTACTCGATGATCACCCAGCAGCCGCTCGGCGGTAAGGCCCAGTTCGGTGGCCAGCGCTTCGGCGAGATGGAGTGCTGGGCGATGCAGGCGTACGGCGCCGCATACACCCTGCAGGAGCTCCTCACCATCAAGTCGGACGACGTTGTCGGCCGCGTGAAGGTGTACGAGGCCATCGTCAAGGGTGAGAACATCCCCGAGCCGGGCATTCCCGAGTCCTTCAAGGTGCTCCTCAAGGAGCTCCAGTCGCTGTGCTTGAACGTGGAGGTGCTGTCCTCGGACGGTGCTGCCATCGCGATGGCGGACGGCGACGACGAGGACCTCGAGCGTGCCGCCGCGAACCTGGGCATCAACCTGTCCCGGAACGAGGCCGCGACCGTGGACGATCTCGCGAACTAG
- a CDS encoding DNA-directed RNA polymerase subunit beta' — MLDVNFFDELRIGLATAEDIRKWSYGEVKKPETINYRTLKPEKDGLFCEKIFGPTRDWECYCGKYKRVRFKGIICERCGVEVTRAKVRRERMGHIELAAPVTHIWYFKGVPSRLGYLLDLAPKDLEKIIYFAAYVIVGVDDELRHNELSTLEAEMEVEKKAVADQRDADLEARAQKLEADIAELEAEGAKSDVRRKVKDGGEREMRQLRDRSQRELDRLDEIWTTFVKLAPKQLIVDEGLYRELVDRYGEYFTGAMGAESIQKLMENFDIAAEAESLRETIRSGKGQKKLRALKRLKVVAAFQSTGNSPMGMVLDAVPVIPPELRPMVQLDGGRFATSDLNDLYRRVINRNNRLKRLIDLGAPEIIVNNEKRMLQESVDALFDNGRRGRPVTGPGNRPLKSLSDLLKGKQGRFRQNLLGKRVDYSGRSVIVVGPQLKLHQCGLPKLMALELFKPFVMKRLVDLNHAQNIKSAKRMVERQRPQVWDVLEEVINEHPVLLNRAPTLHRLGIQAFEPQLVEGKAIQLHPLVCEAFNADFDGDQMAVHLPLSAEAQAEARILMLSSNNILSPASGRPLAMPRLDMVTGLYHLSREVEGAIGEYQPATADQPERGVYSTPAEAQMAVDRGVLSVQAKIKVRLTHQRPSREIEAELFPEGWNYGDGWITETTLGRVMFNELLPPDYPFVNEQMPKKRQATIINDLAERYPMIVVAQTVDKLKDTGFYWATRSGVTVSISDVLVPPEKTQIMEAFEAQADQIEKKYQRGALNHTERNSALVKIWSEATDEVGKAMEAHFPDDNPIPMIVKSGAAGNMTQVRSLAGMKGLVTNPKGEFIPRPIKSSFKEGLTVLEYFINTHGARKGLADTALRTADSGYLTRRLVDVSQDVIVREVDCGTERGIVTTIAEKQADGTMIRDAHVETSTYARTLASDAVDANGNVVVERGHDLGDPAIDALLEAGVTQVKVRSVLTCTTGTGVCATCYGRSMATGKLVDIGEAVGIVAAQSIGEPGTQLTMRTFHQGGVAGDDITGGLPRVQELFEARVPKGKAPIADVSGRVQLEDGDRFYKITIVPDDGGEEVVYDKLSKRQRLRVFKHDDGTERLLADGDHVDVGQQLMEGAADPHEVLRVMGPRQVQIHLVNEVQEVYRSQGVSIHDKHIEVIVRQMLRRVTIIDSGSTEFLPGSLTERAEFEAANRRVVAEGGEPAAGRPVLMGITKASLATDSWLSAASFQETTRVLTDAAINCRSDKLIGLKENVIIGKLIPAGTGINRYRNIQVQPTEEARAAAYAVPSYDDQYYSPEGFGTGTGAAVPLDDYGFSNDYR, encoded by the coding sequence GTGCTCGACGTCAACTTCTTCGATGAACTCCGCATCGGTCTGGCGACCGCGGAGGACATCCGCAAATGGTCCTACGGCGAGGTCAAGAAGCCGGAGACCATCAACTACCGCACGCTCAAGCCCGAGAAGGACGGCCTCTTCTGCGAGAAGATCTTCGGCCCCACCCGGGACTGGGAGTGCTACTGCGGTAAGTACAAGCGTGTCCGCTTCAAGGGCATCATCTGTGAGCGCTGCGGCGTCGAGGTGACCCGCGCAAAGGTGCGTCGTGAGCGCATGGGCCACATCGAGCTCGCCGCTCCGGTGACCCACATCTGGTACTTCAAGGGTGTGCCGAGCCGCCTCGGTTACCTGCTCGACCTGGCTCCGAAGGATCTCGAGAAGATCATCTACTTCGCTGCCTACGTCATCGTCGGTGTCGACGACGAGCTGCGTCACAATGAGCTCTCGACGCTCGAGGCCGAGATGGAGGTCGAGAAGAAGGCCGTCGCAGATCAGCGCGACGCCGACCTCGAGGCCCGTGCGCAGAAGCTCGAGGCCGACATCGCCGAGCTCGAGGCCGAGGGTGCCAAGTCCGACGTCCGCCGCAAGGTGAAGGACGGCGGCGAGCGCGAAATGCGTCAGCTCCGTGATCGGTCCCAGCGTGAGCTGGACCGGCTCGACGAGATCTGGACCACCTTCGTCAAGCTGGCTCCCAAGCAGCTGATCGTCGACGAGGGCCTGTATCGCGAGCTGGTCGACCGCTACGGCGAGTACTTCACCGGCGCGATGGGCGCGGAGTCCATCCAGAAGCTGATGGAGAATTTCGACATCGCGGCTGAGGCCGAGTCCCTGCGCGAGACCATCCGCAGCGGCAAGGGCCAGAAGAAGCTCCGCGCGCTCAAGCGTCTCAAGGTCGTGGCCGCGTTCCAGTCCACCGGCAACTCGCCGATGGGCATGGTGCTCGACGCCGTGCCGGTGATCCCGCCGGAGCTGCGTCCGATGGTTCAGCTCGACGGTGGCCGCTTCGCCACGTCCGACCTGAACGATCTGTACCGACGCGTGATCAACCGCAACAACCGCCTCAAGCGACTGATCGATCTCGGCGCTCCCGAGATCATCGTCAACAACGAGAAGCGGATGCTGCAGGAGTCCGTGGACGCACTGTTCGACAACGGCCGTCGCGGTCGGCCGGTCACGGGTCCGGGCAACCGCCCGCTGAAGTCGCTGTCGGATCTGCTCAAGGGCAAGCAGGGTCGCTTCCGTCAGAACCTGCTCGGCAAGCGCGTGGACTACTCCGGTCGTTCCGTGATCGTGGTCGGTCCGCAGCTCAAGCTGCACCAGTGTGGTCTGCCCAAGCTGATGGCGCTCGAGCTGTTCAAGCCGTTCGTCATGAAGCGTCTGGTCGACCTCAACCACGCGCAGAACATCAAGTCCGCGAAGCGCATGGTCGAGCGCCAGCGCCCGCAGGTGTGGGATGTCCTCGAAGAGGTCATCAATGAGCACCCCGTGCTGCTGAACCGTGCGCCTACGCTGCACCGTCTCGGTATCCAGGCGTTCGAGCCCCAGCTCGTCGAGGGCAAGGCCATCCAGCTGCACCCGCTCGTGTGTGAGGCATTCAACGCCGACTTCGACGGCGACCAGATGGCCGTGCACCTGCCGCTGTCGGCGGAGGCGCAGGCCGAGGCTCGCATCCTGATGCTGTCCTCGAACAACATCCTGTCGCCCGCGTCGGGTCGTCCGCTCGCCATGCCGCGTCTGGACATGGTGACCGGGCTGTACCACCTCTCCCGCGAGGTCGAGGGTGCGATCGGCGAGTACCAGCCGGCCACCGCCGATCAGCCGGAACGGGGCGTGTACTCGACGCCGGCCGAGGCTCAGATGGCCGTCGATCGGGGTGTGCTGTCCGTGCAGGCGAAGATCAAGGTACGCCTGACGCATCAGCGTCCGTCGCGCGAGATCGAGGCGGAGCTGTTCCCCGAGGGCTGGAACTACGGCGACGGCTGGATCACCGAGACGACTCTCGGCCGCGTCATGTTCAACGAGCTGCTTCCCCCGGACTACCCGTTCGTCAACGAGCAGATGCCGAAGAAGCGTCAGGCGACGATCATCAACGATCTCGCCGAGCGTTACCCGATGATCGTGGTCGCACAGACCGTCGACAAGCTCAAGGACACCGGCTTCTACTGGGCCACCCGTTCGGGCGTGACGGTCTCGATCTCCGACGTGCTCGTGCCGCCGGAGAAGACCCAGATCATGGAGGCGTTCGAGGCGCAGGCCGACCAGATCGAGAAGAAGTACCAGCGCGGTGCTCTCAACCACACCGAGCGCAACAGCGCCCTGGTGAAGATCTGGTCCGAGGCCACCGACGAGGTCGGTAAGGCCATGGAGGCCCACTTCCCCGACGACAACCCGATCCCGATGATCGTGAAGTCCGGCGCCGCCGGAAACATGACTCAGGTTCGCTCGCTCGCCGGTATGAAGGGTCTGGTGACGAACCCGAAGGGTGAGTTCATCCCGCGTCCGATCAAGTCTTCCTTCAAGGAAGGCCTGACCGTTCTCGAGTACTTCATCAATACGCACGGTGCGCGTAAGGGTCTGGCCGATACCGCGCTCCGCACCGCCGACTCGGGTTACCTGACCCGTCGTCTGGTGGACGTCTCGCAGGACGTCATCGTCCGTGAGGTCGACTGTGGCACCGAGCGCGGCATCGTCACCACGATCGCCGAGAAGCAGGCCGACGGCACGATGATCCGGGATGCGCACGTCGAGACTTCGACGTACGCGCGCACCCTGGCGTCCGACGCGGTCGACGCGAACGGCAACGTCGTCGTCGAGCGTGGTCACGACCTGGGCGACCCGGCGATCGACGCGCTGCTCGAGGCCGGCGTCACGCAGGTCAAGGTCCGTTCGGTGCTTACCTGCACCACCGGCACCGGCGTCTGCGCCACCTGCTACGGCCGCTCGATGGCCACCGGCAAGCTGGTCGACATCGGTGAGGCCGTCGGTATCGTCGCCGCGCAGTCCATCGGTGAGCCCGGTACCCAGCTGACCATGCGTACCTTCCACCAGGGTGGTGTCGCCGGAGACGACATCACCGGTGGTCTGCCGCGTGTTCAGGAGCTGTTCGAGGCCCGCGTCCCGAAGGGCAAGGCGCCGATTGCGGACGTCTCCGGACGGGTGCAGCTCGAGGACGGCGACCGGTTCTACAAGATCACCATCGTCCCGGACGATGGCGGCGAAGAGGTTGTCTACGACAAGCTCTCGAAGCGGCAGCGTCTGCGCGTGTTCAAGCACGACGACGGCACCGAGCGCCTGCTGGCGGACGGTGACCACGTCGACGTCGGTCAGCAGCTCATGGAAGGTGCCGCCGACCCGCACGAGGTGCTGCGCGTCATGGGCCCGCGCCAGGTGCAGATTCACCTGGTCAACGAGGTTCAGGAGGTGTACCGGAGCCAGGGTGTGTCGATCCACGACAAGCACATCGAGGTCATCGTGCGCCAGATGCTGCGCCGCGTGACGATCATCGATTCGGGTTCGACGGAGTTCCTGCCCGGCTCGCTCACCGAGCGTGCCGAGTTCGAGGCCGCGAACCGCCGCGTCGTCGCCGAGGGAGGTGAGCCCGCGGCCGGACGTCCGGTGCTGATGGGTATCACCAAGGCATCGCTGGCGACCGACTCGTGGCTGTCGGCCGCGTCGTTCCAGGAGACCACTCGCGTGCTGACCGATGCGGCGATCAACTGCCGTTCGGACAAGCTGATCGGTCTCAAGGAGAACGTGATCATCGGCAAGCTGATCCCGGCCGGCACCGGCATCAACCGGTACCGGAACATCCAGGTTCAGCCCACCGAGGAAGCACGGGCCGCGGCTTATGCTGTGCCGTCCTACGACGACCAGTACTACAGCCCGGAGGGCTTCGGCACCGGCACCGGTGCCGCGGTCCCGTTGGACGACTACGGTTTCAGCAACGATTACCGTTAG
- a CDS encoding acyl-ACP thioesterase domain-containing protein, with protein sequence MASDQIVTADQVLAAPPADVRCFETSRPIRTGDVDTAYRLRLDGVARYLLDIGTDNLAAFGFDRTDPLWIVRRTVIDVHRAPTWPNRVHLRRWCSAHSTRWSSMRVQLTDDEDALIETEGFWINIGTHSGMPARISDGLLDDLGRTTEEHRLRWRPWLPSTPPRSPDDRAFPLRVTDIDPFNHVNNAAYWHAVEEVLADRPDLLETPHRAIVEHLSPIFASDNVVLRALDDGPALSLWFLVDGAVRAAARVQRL encoded by the coding sequence GTGGCATCCGATCAGATCGTCACCGCAGACCAGGTTCTCGCCGCACCGCCAGCCGACGTCCGGTGCTTCGAGACCTCCCGACCGATCCGGACTGGAGACGTCGACACCGCATATCGCCTGCGACTCGACGGCGTCGCGCGCTACCTCCTGGACATCGGCACCGACAACCTGGCGGCCTTCGGCTTCGATCGGACCGATCCGCTGTGGATCGTGCGGCGGACGGTGATAGACGTGCACCGTGCCCCGACGTGGCCCAATCGGGTACATCTTCGCCGCTGGTGCTCGGCCCACTCGACACGCTGGTCGTCGATGCGGGTACAGCTGACCGACGACGAGGACGCCCTCATCGAGACCGAGGGATTCTGGATCAACATCGGCACCCACAGCGGAATGCCCGCGCGGATCAGCGACGGACTACTCGACGATCTGGGCCGCACCACCGAAGAGCACCGGCTCAGATGGAGGCCCTGGCTGCCGTCCACGCCGCCGCGCTCACCCGACGACCGCGCCTTTCCCCTGCGGGTCACGGACATCGACCCGTTCAACCACGTGAACAACGCGGCCTATTGGCACGCGGTCGAGGAAGTCCTCGCGGACCGGCCGGACCTACTGGAAACTCCGCACCGGGCGATCGTCGAGCATCTGAGCCCGATCTTCGCGAGCGACAACGTGGTGCTGCGGGCCCTCGACGACGGACCCGCGCTGTCGCTGTGGTTCCTCGTCGACGGCGCCGTCCGTGCAGCGGCGCGGGTGCAGAGGCTGTAG